Genomic segment of Paucidesulfovibrio longus DSM 6739:
ACCCGCCGCTCCGGGCTGCTGTTTGCGCGCCTGGGCATCGCCCGCAAGGACGGCCTGGGCTTCACGAGCTTTCACGAGCATAACGAGGAACAGCGCACGCCCGCCGTGGTGGAGCGGCTGCTCGCCGGGCAGAGCGTGGCCCTGGTTTCGGACGCGGGCACCCCGCTCCTGTCCGATCCGGGCTACCGGCTCGTGCGCGCCTGCCGCGAGGCCGGGGTGCGCGTGCGTCCCGTGCCGGGGCCGAGCGCGCCGCTGGCGGCGCTTTCCGCCTGCGGGCTGCCGCCCTATCCCTTCTCGTTTCTGGGTTTCCCGCCCCGCAAGACATCGCAGGCCGAGCGCTTTTTCGCGGCCCACAGGGACACGGGCGCGACCCTGGTCTTCTTCGAGCGCAAGTCGCGCCTGCGCGAGAGCTTGGAGGCGGCGCACCAGGCCCTGGGCGACCGGGAATTCTGCATCGCCCGCGAGCTGACAAAGGAATACGAGGAATTCCTGCCCGGCAGGCTCGGCGCGCTGGAGGGCATGGACCTGGAGCTGCGCGGCGAGATCACCGTGGTCGTCGGCCCGGCGTCCGGGAACGAGCGGACCCCGGAGGCGGAGGTGGCCCTGGCCCTGGCCGAGGAGACAAAAGCCGGGGGTAAGCCCAAGGAGGTGGCCCGGCGCGTTGCCGCGCGGGTCAAGGGCTGGACAGCCAAGGAAGTGTATGCCATGCACAATCCCGCATGAATAAAAACACGGATTCTCCAGGTGTGGAAGAGGCGGACGCGGCGGACCGGAACATCCTGGACGCGCTGGTGGCGGGAGCCTTGTCCGCACGCTTGCCGGACGAGGAGGCGATCAGGGCGCTGACGGACTGGCCCGAAGAGGCCGCAGCGGAACTTTCCGAGGCGGCGGAGCGGGTTCGGGA
This window contains:
- the rsmI gene encoding 16S rRNA (cytidine(1402)-2'-O)-methyltransferase, whose amino-acid sequence is MSDEITPLLPASDGLGVLYVVATPLGDAEDLSPRAARILSEADLVLAEDTRRSGLLFARLGIARKDGLGFTSFHEHNEEQRTPAVVERLLAGQSVALVSDAGTPLLSDPGYRLVRACREAGVRVRPVPGPSAPLAALSACGLPPYPFSFLGFPPRKTSQAERFFAAHRDTGATLVFFERKSRLRESLEAAHQALGDREFCIARELTKEYEEFLPGRLGALEGMDLELRGEITVVVGPASGNERTPEAEVALALAEETKAGGKPKEVARRVAARVKGWTAKEVYAMHNPA